In Desulfomonile tiedjei, one DNA window encodes the following:
- a CDS encoding UbiX family flavin prenyltransferase translates to MRRIIVAISGASGVIYGVRVLEVLKDIEEIETHLIISRGARITMELETSMSPEQVEGLADKAYPPEDLAAPLSSGSFRTEGMIVAPCSMKSLSMIAMSLNDNLLVRAADVTLKERRRLVLMPRETPLHLGHLRAMTAVTEMGGVILPPVPSFYHHPRNIDDIINQTVGKALDQVGVNHELFDRWGGG, encoded by the coding sequence TTGAGAAGAATCATTGTCGCAATCAGCGGCGCCAGCGGAGTAATTTACGGCGTCCGCGTCCTGGAAGTCCTCAAGGACATCGAGGAGATAGAGACTCATCTGATTATCAGCCGCGGGGCACGCATCACAATGGAGCTTGAGACATCCATGAGCCCGGAGCAGGTGGAAGGGCTGGCCGACAAGGCCTATCCTCCGGAGGACCTCGCTGCTCCGCTGTCCAGCGGGTCTTTTAGAACAGAGGGAATGATCGTCGCTCCGTGTTCCATGAAAAGCCTCTCCATGATCGCAATGTCGCTCAACGACAATTTGCTTGTCCGAGCCGCGGATGTGACCCTCAAAGAGCGGCGCAGGTTGGTTCTCATGCCGAGAGAGACCCCTCTTCATTTGGGACACCTCAGGGCCATGACGGCCGTCACGGAGATGGGCGGCGTGATTTTGCCTCCGGTCCCGTCCTTCTACCATCATCCGCGAAACATTGACGACATCATAAATCAGACTGTGGGCAAAGCCCTGGACCAGGTCGGTGTGAACCACGAGCTTTTCGATCGTTGGGGAGGCGGATGA
- a CDS encoding pyridoxamine 5'-phosphate oxidase family protein, translating into MNRQELEQIVTGYMDSYTTMTLACTSEGQPWAAAVFYARDGLDLIFFSSRTSRHSKAISEKPTAAATIHGDYRGWKEIKGLQMNGRVEPVSGRSARGRALSLYLKRYPFVSEFFSSPLSVGVSVAKKMSKIELYLFRPERILYVNNEAGFGTRWQLEVREGQSVGEPTLA; encoded by the coding sequence ATGAACAGGCAAGAGCTGGAGCAGATAGTGACCGGCTATATGGACTCTTACACTACGATGACTTTGGCGTGCACTTCCGAGGGCCAACCTTGGGCGGCAGCTGTTTTCTACGCCCGCGACGGTTTGGATTTGATTTTCTTCTCATCACGGACATCGAGGCACTCCAAGGCCATTTCGGAAAAACCCACCGCAGCCGCGACCATACATGGCGACTATCGAGGATGGAAGGAGATTAAAGGATTACAAATGAACGGCCGCGTGGAGCCGGTTTCCGGCAGATCAGCCCGCGGTCGTGCTCTATCGCTTTATTTGAAACGCTATCCCTTTGTCAGCGAGTTCTTCTCGTCCCCTCTGTCCGTTGGCGTGAGCGTGGCCAAGAAGATGTCAAAAATCGAACTCTACCTCTTCCGGCCGGAGCGAATCCTTTACGTTAACAATGAAGCCGGCTTCGGAACCAGATGGCAACTGGAAGTTCGGGAAGGGCAATCAGTCGGAGAACCGACTTTGGCTTGA
- a CDS encoding PEP-utilizing enzyme, mobile region: protein MADLKFPSPHEVERLPGTDGWERMYPNHYQFSTENLERKSYEEGMFWFYDGLHYPEPMYPFDIIWDEAWFLALSQYNNRIFIVPPAKGIDHRIVNGYIYITPLPVTNQEEIPKRVEEFMKRAGYYYQNWVDLEKAWEGKMRGIIQQLVDIEIPTLPEMEEESVVFEGKGISTGYRLLNAYDKLIDLGILCWQYHFEFLNLGYAAYVFFMDFCQKAFPDTPPQKLTQMVSGIDVIMYRPDDELKKLAKLAVELGVDDLCRKGDCETVLKAMQGSDNGKKWLEAFEKARDPWFYVSSGTGWYHTDFSWNDDLNLPLSFMNIYIDKLKAGESIERPMRKVQEERDRLTEGYRALLKTDEDRATFDQMLTQARTVFPYVENHLFYVEHWFHSIFWNKMRDVAKILLEFQFITDVEDMWFMTRAEIKDALWDVVTSWATGCKPRGPLVWPKEIAWRKQCMERFREWTPPSAMGTVPEMINEPFTILLWGITSESMANWAKLKAIKEGDVSKIVGFAGSPGTVEGPARVCRNVREIAELQEGEILVATTTSPSWAPAFQKIKAAVTDVGGVMCHAAIVCREYGLPAVVGTGSATSRIKTGQRIRVDGATGEIDIIS, encoded by the coding sequence ATGGCTGACCTAAAGTTCCCTAGTCCTCATGAGGTGGAAAGACTTCCAGGAACCGACGGATGGGAGCGGATGTACCCGAATCACTATCAGTTCAGCACCGAGAACCTGGAACGAAAGAGTTACGAAGAGGGCATGTTCTGGTTCTACGACGGGCTGCACTATCCGGAACCCATGTATCCCTTTGACATTATCTGGGACGAGGCTTGGTTCCTGGCATTGTCACAGTACAACAACCGTATTTTCATTGTGCCGCCGGCAAAGGGTATCGATCACCGCATTGTCAACGGCTACATCTACATCACGCCTCTGCCGGTGACCAACCAGGAAGAGATCCCCAAGCGCGTGGAAGAGTTCATGAAACGCGCTGGTTACTACTACCAGAACTGGGTTGATCTCGAGAAAGCCTGGGAAGGAAAGATGCGAGGGATTATTCAGCAACTCGTCGACATCGAGATCCCGACCCTACCCGAAATGGAAGAGGAATCGGTGGTTTTCGAGGGCAAGGGGATTTCAACCGGCTACAGGTTGCTCAATGCCTACGACAAGCTCATAGACCTCGGCATCCTCTGCTGGCAGTACCACTTCGAGTTCCTGAACCTGGGGTATGCGGCGTACGTTTTCTTTATGGATTTTTGCCAGAAGGCCTTCCCGGACACGCCCCCGCAGAAGCTTACCCAGATGGTGAGTGGAATCGACGTGATTATGTACAGGCCGGACGATGAACTGAAGAAACTGGCAAAACTTGCCGTTGAATTAGGCGTGGACGACCTCTGCCGGAAAGGCGATTGCGAGACCGTGCTGAAGGCAATGCAGGGTTCGGATAACGGCAAGAAGTGGCTGGAGGCTTTCGAGAAGGCTCGTGATCCGTGGTTCTATGTGTCTTCCGGCACCGGGTGGTATCACACCGATTTTTCCTGGAACGACGACTTGAACCTGCCTCTCTCCTTCATGAACATCTACATCGATAAGCTCAAGGCTGGAGAGTCTATCGAGCGTCCCATGCGGAAAGTGCAGGAGGAACGCGATAGGTTGACTGAAGGCTATCGGGCGCTGCTCAAGACAGACGAGGACCGGGCTACTTTCGATCAGATGCTGACTCAAGCCAGGACCGTTTTCCCTTACGTCGAGAACCACCTGTTTTACGTGGAGCATTGGTTCCACAGCATCTTCTGGAACAAGATGCGAGACGTGGCCAAGATCCTTTTGGAATTCCAGTTCATCACGGATGTCGAGGACATGTGGTTCATGACCCGTGCAGAGATCAAGGACGCACTCTGGGACGTGGTCACATCATGGGCCACAGGCTGCAAACCACGCGGACCTCTCGTTTGGCCCAAAGAAATTGCCTGGCGTAAACAGTGCATGGAAAGGTTCCGGGAATGGACTCCGCCTTCTGCTATGGGCACGGTTCCTGAAATGATTAACGAGCCCTTCACCATTCTGCTCTGGGGAATCACTTCCGAGTCCATGGCCAATTGGGCCAAGCTAAAAGCGATAAAGGAAGGGGACGTCTCGAAGATCGTCGGGTTCGCCGGCTCACCGGGGACCGTTGAGGGTCCGGCTCGCGTTTGCCGTAATGTCAGGGAAATTGCAGAACTCCAAGAAGGAGAGATCCTTGTGGCTACCACGACCTCGCCGAGCTGGGCGCCCGCGTTCCAGAAGATCAAGGCAGCGGTGACCGATGTGGGCGGTGTCATGTGTCATGCCGCCATCGTATGTCGTGAATACGGCCTCCCCGCGGTGGTGGGGACGGGCTCGGCGACATCGAGGATCAAGACCGGCCAGAGGATCAGGGTAGATGGGGCCACAGGGGAAATAGACATCATCTCGTGA
- a CDS encoding phenylphosphate synthase subunit beta: protein MEIRECVLPFEACDLTMVNRVGGKCASLGELLRAQIPVPPGYAITTDAYEHFLEENGLSRKVLARLDNLDELNINEVNSASADIRSWIEAGTISLPMEDIVAEHYRLLSRRARTPAAPVAVRSSATAEDLPNASFAGQQDTYLWVRGVDDLLDKIRKCWSSLFTPRAISYRIKMGFDHSKVLISVAVQKMVRSFTAGVMFTLNPSTGDPATVVIDSNWGYGESVVSGEVTPDQFQVNKITMEITKKTVSDKAVYYTTDPETDEVKKLEVDAERRVQQSLLDAEILDLAKLAKRIEKHYGKPMDIEWATEKSLPYKGEVFILQGRPETVWSQKEVKPIVEPKKSALEHIVAGLLAGKKIR, encoded by the coding sequence ATGGAAATCCGCGAATGCGTGCTCCCTTTCGAGGCATGCGATCTGACCATGGTGAACAGGGTCGGAGGGAAGTGCGCCAGCCTCGGCGAACTGCTAAGAGCACAGATCCCCGTTCCTCCAGGCTATGCGATCACCACCGACGCTTATGAGCATTTCCTGGAGGAAAACGGCCTTTCGCGGAAGGTATTGGCAAGATTGGACAATCTGGATGAACTCAACATCAATGAAGTCAATAGCGCCTCGGCCGACATTAGATCCTGGATAGAAGCCGGGACCATCAGCCTGCCAATGGAGGACATTGTAGCTGAGCACTACCGACTGCTGTCTCGAAGGGCCAGAACCCCAGCGGCTCCAGTCGCGGTCCGATCGTCGGCCACTGCGGAAGACCTTCCCAACGCGAGCTTTGCCGGCCAGCAGGATACATACCTTTGGGTGAGAGGAGTGGACGATCTGCTCGACAAGATACGCAAGTGCTGGTCGAGCCTGTTCACGCCTCGGGCCATCTCGTACCGGATCAAGATGGGCTTCGATCACTCCAAGGTCCTGATAAGTGTGGCCGTCCAGAAGATGGTCAGGTCTTTTACCGCAGGGGTGATGTTCACTCTGAACCCCTCGACAGGCGACCCTGCAACCGTGGTTATCGATTCCAACTGGGGCTATGGGGAGAGCGTGGTGTCCGGAGAGGTCACTCCGGATCAGTTCCAGGTTAACAAGATCACAATGGAAATCACAAAGAAGACCGTGTCTGACAAGGCGGTCTACTACACTACCGATCCAGAGACGGATGAGGTGAAAAAACTGGAAGTCGACGCTGAGCGCCGGGTGCAGCAAAGCCTCCTGGACGCGGAGATCTTGGATCTGGCCAAGCTGGCCAAACGGATAGAGAAGCACTACGGAAAGCCCATGGACATCGAATGGGCTACGGAAAAATCACTCCCGTACAAAGGGGAGGTGTTCATTCTCCAGGGCCGGCCTGAAACGGTGTGGAGCCAAAAAGAGGTGAAGCCCATCGTCGAGCCCAAGAAGAGCGCGCTGGAACACATTGTGGCCGGGCTCCTCGCGGGGAAAAAGATCAGGTAG